In Nicotiana tabacum cultivar K326 chromosome 19, ASM71507v2, whole genome shotgun sequence, one DNA window encodes the following:
- the LOC107813999 gene encoding uncharacterized protein LOC107813999 isoform X1, whose product MDESNYYFMRRSHVPAFGCWDCNDNEFPIPFTQCFESARQAGLLRYSYYEDRDLYVAGDLYQNDIVTPTMIVVPRRKRKAVGKEGRKDAWDDCEYDDVKEAASPVTVPPSPRPSLKRAPKAVDEDLYKISPTLLYAKPKRKGFKGFFSSCLRPICVS is encoded by the exons ATGGAT GAGAGCAATTATTACTTCATGAGGAGGAGTCATGTTCCAGCATTTGGTTGCTGGGACTGTAACGATAATGAATTCCCAATTCCTTTCACACAGTGCTTTGAATCAGCTAGGCAAGCTGGTTTACTTCGATATAGCTACTATGAAGACCGTGATTTGTACGTCGCCGGCGATCTTTACCAGAACGATATTGTCACTCCTACCATGATCGTCGTTCCTCGTCGTAAG AGAAAAGCAGTTggaaaagaaggaagaaaggatGCATGGGACGATTGTGAATATGATGATGTGAAAGAAGCAGCAAGTCCTGTAACTGTTCCACCATCTCCACGTCCTTCACTTAAAAGGGCACCCAAGGCTGTAGATGAAGATCTCTACAAGATTTCCCCAACCTTGCTCTACGCTAAGCCTAAAAGG AAAGGCTTCAAGGGATTCTTTTCGAGCTGCCTGCGGCCAATTTGTGTTTCTTAA
- the LOC107813999 gene encoding uncharacterized protein LOC107813999 isoform X2, with translation MRRSHVPAFGCWDCNDNEFPIPFTQCFESARQAGLLRYSYYEDRDLYVAGDLYQNDIVTPTMIVVPRRKRKAVGKEGRKDAWDDCEYDDVKEAASPVTVPPSPRPSLKRAPKAVDEDLYKISPTLLYAKPKRKGFKGFFSSCLRPICVS, from the exons ATGAGGAGGAGTCATGTTCCAGCATTTGGTTGCTGGGACTGTAACGATAATGAATTCCCAATTCCTTTCACACAGTGCTTTGAATCAGCTAGGCAAGCTGGTTTACTTCGATATAGCTACTATGAAGACCGTGATTTGTACGTCGCCGGCGATCTTTACCAGAACGATATTGTCACTCCTACCATGATCGTCGTTCCTCGTCGTAAG AGAAAAGCAGTTggaaaagaaggaagaaaggatGCATGGGACGATTGTGAATATGATGATGTGAAAGAAGCAGCAAGTCCTGTAACTGTTCCACCATCTCCACGTCCTTCACTTAAAAGGGCACCCAAGGCTGTAGATGAAGATCTCTACAAGATTTCCCCAACCTTGCTCTACGCTAAGCCTAAAAGG AAAGGCTTCAAGGGATTCTTTTCGAGCTGCCTGCGGCCAATTTGTGTTTCTTAA